The genome window CCCAACTCCTGCCAAACAGCGACGGCGCACCACCGCCTGCTTTGCTTTTAGGTGGCCGATCACCACAAACCTGTGGCTTTTCTATTTCATATGTCCATGGGCCATGGCGGCGATGAGAACGGGTTACGTGTGCTGCGGCACCGTACCTGATGGGAGTAGGCGTAGGCGAGGGCTCTCTCGCGTTTGATCACGGCCTCCACCTTCCGCTTCGTCCGCGCGTCTGCCTCCTCCCGCGTCAGCCGGCTGGCGTCCCAAAATCCGCCGTCCTGCACGCGTTGGATGGATCGCACCGGAGAGAGAAGCTGAGGTGATCTAGCCATGGAGGATGTATAGTCTCACTGATACTGATGTAGTAGTACCTGAGAGCTGGCGCGCCACCTGCCGCCGTCCCTGAGCATGGCGCCGTGGTGCTGCCGGTTGCGCCGCTCCATGGCCTCCACGCGGCTGGCGCGCACTTGCGCCTGCACGCGGACCAGCGTCTGCATGCACCGCATCGCCTGCGCCGTCTGCCGCCGCACGCTGGCGCCCCGCATCACGCCCTGCAGCCGGATCAGCCCGCGCAGCGACCGGTAGTTCCGCCGCGCCTGCATCCATTCCACCGCCAATAAAAAAGAAAACGCGCGACGTCACAATCAACCGCGTCGACGCGCGCGAACGCGAAGAGCAAAGCTAAGCGACGAGATGGACTTGCCATGTAGCCCCGGAATGCGGCCTGGATCGCCACGGCCGCGGCGCGCGCGCGGTCCGGCGGCGCGGCGCTCTGCCTCGCCGCGCGGTGCCGcctcggctgctgctgctgccgccgccactCCGTCTCGGCCCTGCAGCTCTGCGgctgcagctgcagcttcttctgctGCTCCCTGTCATGGTCGAACCTCCTGAtcagcgggggaggggacggcggcggcagcgggaGCACCACGGCGGCCGGCTTGTCTTCTCTCCTGCGCTCGCGCTCACGTGCTGTTCCCACTCCCACCACCGGCTGCGGCAGCGGCACGGCAGCAGCAGAAGCAGCACTACCGGCGACGGCGGTGGTGGGCCTCGCGGGCGTGATCTGGTACTGCGCCCTGGTGGCGGCGTAGTACTGGCGCTGCTGGTCCATCTCCGCGTCGCCGAGGATCTTCTCGATGCTGCTCGGCTCGCGGTACAGCGGGATGTTGATCAGCGCGCCCGCCGCCGGGGACGCCGGCTCCGCGTGCGGCCGCGACCGCCCGAAGCCTCCCCATCGCTTCTTCTCCCAGCCGTGCGCGTGAGTAGACGGGTACTGCGCTACCAGCTGATGCACCTGCACGCACGACAATTTGCCATTGATGGAGCACGTTACTCCACAGCAATCAACACTCAACCCAAATTCTTTTGAGTTCCTTCCTTTAAACTAGGTTGATTTGTCTTTGCTGTGTTACTGGTGAGAAAAATCTGCTTCGAAACGTAGCTAACACATGCATATAATAATCAATCAATCAATTAGGGTCGATTTTGGAGTACCAACTTACATTTGTTGGCTTCTCCTTGGGGCTTGAGGTGAAGGCCTTCTTGAGCGCAGTGAACCAATTTCCCTTCTTACCCATCTCCGCCTTAACATTTCTCCTTGCTACCGTCCTTTAACATTTCTCACTGCCAGGGAGGGAGGCCTGTAGTGTAATTCCATGAACAACGGGACGAGTGAGAAAGTTTGCATCATTCGTTCATCATTCCATTTTTTTAAAAGTTCAAGCATCTTACGTTTAGTTAAAAATTATAGAGATAACTATATAGATTTATGACATCAAATAGTTATactataaaaatataataataaataaTGTAACAATACTTATTTGATATACAAAGCGTCAGTATTTTATTATATAAAATTTACTTAAACTTGAGATGTTTTACCTCCTCAAGAAAGTTGGAATGACCTACAATTAGAAGTAGAAGGGGTAATAAATAAATCTTTGGCCTTGGAAAATCGTAAAGTAATCGAGGCAAGAATAAGAAATTAGCCTGACGCTTTGTTCTGAAGGAACGACCTGTGTCTGTCTAATAACTAGCACACGAACACGGCACTAACAGTCTGTAAAGTTGAACTTTGAATGTGTGGTAATCCTTTACGGACTCATGGAGTCATGGTACCCGACATCGCTATCATTTCTactgtacttatattttttttgtGCAGTGTAGAAGTGTAAAAAAAATTACAGTAGTGCTGCGCAATTCAGCAGCCACTGAGAAACTTAGCATGATTTGTATATTTACAGTGCATCATAGCAGGGGACATGGTAATTTTCAGTgtgggaaaaagaaaaaaaaaagaaacaaaacgagaagatGGTGTGAAGAACCAAAGGTGCATACCTTGTTTACAGCCCTCAGTCCCACATGCCACAACCTCTCCAAGATCTTGCTCGCACTTCACCAGAGCTGCAATGCAGTCCTTCTCCTAATCTCCTTCCAGTCAGTGACCCTCTTTATTATGCTCGCTGGTATAACACCCCTCACAAAATCATGCCCGTCTGTGCACACACGACCGCTCTCAAGGCCATAGCGCGCGGTCTAGCTAGCTGTTTACAGGCGTCGACAGACCGCAGCACCTCCTGGCCATGGCCTCTTTCCTTGGAACTCTCCGCACTTGGTGAGAGGGACCGCGTCTTATAGATTTCTTCTTGGTGGTGGCCTGGTGGGGGTGGTGAATGGGAGTGCATGCCCACTTACTTCCCTACTCGATGACATGACACCCGGCCAACCTTGCTTGATTGCCAAGCCTCGAAAGGGCAGCACTTTGCTGCAGTGCAGGACTGCAGGGGCTTGAGGGTCACACTGTTTCGTTGTGCCTTGC of Zea mays cultivar B73 chromosome 8, Zm-B73-REFERENCE-NAM-5.0, whole genome shotgun sequence contains these proteins:
- the LOC100286093 gene encoding Protein IQ-DOMAIN 14, with translation MGKKGNWFTALKKAFTSSPKEKPTNVHQLVAQYPSTHAHGWEKKRWGGFGRSRPHAEPASPAAGALINIPLYREPSSIEKILGDAEMDQQRQYYAATRAQYQITPARPTTAVAGSAASAAAVPLPQPVVGVGTARERERRREDKPAAVVLPLPPPSPPPLIRRFDHDREQQKKLQLQPQSCRAETEWRRQQQQPRRHRAARQSAAPPDRARAAAVAIQAAFRGYMARRNYRSLRGLIRLQGVMRGASVRRQTAQAMRCMQTLVRVQAQVRASRVEAMERRNRQHHGAMLRDGGRWRASSQDGGFWDASRLTREEADARTKRKVEAVIKRERALAYAYSHQLLKATPMAAHAILADLQSGRSPWWWTPIERRHEPGAYRPADPAIRKPLPALAIAHRDMTTTPVAMTAATTPARSVVSAYSKTRATRPVIRVGAPPPSNHSHVGSIRDDESLTSCPAFGGVPNYMTPTMSASAKARARAHLQEQQKNKAAQEKPRFSFGLGQSIGSWAKSPFWKAAVPSSRVATPAASMAGGRHRSTRSISGLSTDSTVSMPARLGTRSFK